One region of Emys orbicularis isolate rEmyOrb1 chromosome 4, rEmyOrb1.hap1, whole genome shotgun sequence genomic DNA includes:
- the BDKRB1 gene encoding LOW QUALITY PROTEIN: B1 bradykinin receptor (The sequence of the model RefSeq protein was modified relative to this genomic sequence to represent the inferred CDS: inserted 7 bases in 4 codons; deleted 2 bases in 1 codon; substituted 6 bases at 6 genomic stop codons), translating into MRHIGRASQSENESNLTHCPDLEEWXDVVYCIVLTLTVCGAGVLXNMWXISVYLLHKGAKIYLLNLAAADVVFLVRLPFWAETIRNKYNWPFGTSFVIAPNTSIKMNTYTSIFXLVAISMDCYLVFVHTLKQRETRSNAQAKAICLLAXVSRSLSIPTFTFXGLKYLQDLNIFSCTLVFPSKPWETTAHLTLNIMGFALPSLAIIIFNCHIVHPLRENTRGQXDHKNTTATMLIFTVVLTFLFCWTITFLFSYXGMEADKGCSXDLFNFGSXFSPAFTKSCLKPGIYVFVGKYCREKVFKVYIQFIPS; encoded by the exons atgaggcacattggcagggcaag CCAGAGTGAAAATGAGAGCAATTTAACACACTGTCCAGATTTAGAGGAGTGGTAGGATGTTGTGTATTGTATAGTATTGACATTGACAGTCTGTGGTGCAGGTGTTCTTTGAAATATGTG CATTTCTGTTTATTTGCTACATAAGGGTGCAAAAATCTACCTTCTAAATCTAGCAGCTGCTGACGTGGTCTTCCTTGTGCGCCTCCCTTTCTGGGCTGAGACCATCAGGAATAAATACAACTGGCCATTTGGTACTTCCTTTGTCATAGCACCAAACACATCAATCAAGATGAACACATACACCAGCATCTT ATTAGTGGCAATCAGCATGGATTGCTATTTAGTTTTCGTTCACACCCTG AAGCAGAGGGAAACTAGAAGTAATGCTCAGGCTAAAGCAATCTGTCTGCTGGCCTAGGTCTCTAGAAGTCTGAGCATCCCAACATTTACATT TGGTCTGAAATATCTACAAGACTTGAATATCTTCTCTTGCACACTAGTCTTCCCCAGCAAACCTTGGGAAACAACTGCTCACCTGACATTAAACATCATGGGGTTTGCTTTGCCATCTTTAGCAATCATCATCTTTAACTGCCACATCGTTCATCCTCTACGAGAAAACACAAGAGGCC GGGACCACAAGAACACAACAGCCACCATGTTGATCTTCACAGTTGTGCTTACATTTCTTTTCTGCTGGACTatcacatttttgttttcttattgAGGAATGGAAGCTGACAAGGGCTGTTCCTGAGACTTGTTCAATTTTGGCTCTTAATTTTCTCCTGCTTTCACCAAGAGTTGCCTTAAACCTGGGATTTATGTATTTGTTGGGAAGTACTGCAGGGAGAAGGTTTTTAAAGTTTATATACAATTTATTCCCAGCTGA
- the BDKRB2 gene encoding B2 bradykinin receptor encodes MDSITAENISSGMTTWKLGINQSFSHNTSENSSSSTCIILDAWDWLYTFQPMFLWVIFVLGVIENGFVLSVLCFHKSRCTVAEIYLANLAVADLMLVCGLPFWAINIANQFKWPFGTFLCKVVNAIIYMNLYSSIYFLMMVSIDRYLALVKTMSLGRMRRGTCAKWNCLIIWVSALLVCSPVLVFRSVSYVEEVKGRACILQYPSTHWTIATHILLNTVGFLIPLCVITYCTIQIIKALRDNKIQRLTEIQTEKRATILVLAVLLLFIICWLPFQITTFIDILIQVGIISDCITKDVSELVTQVATYCAYSNSCLNPVLYVIVGKHFRKKSRELYKCCLPRICNKSESIQMENSLDTLRTSISIECPKKKSASSLAR; translated from the coding sequence atGGATTCCATCACAGCAGAAAATATTTCCAGTGGTATGACTACCTGGAAGCTTGGAATCAATCAgtctttttcacacaacacatcaGAAAACAGCAGCAGCTCTACCTGCATTATTTTGGATGCATGGGATTGGTTATATACATTTCAGCCTATGTTCCTCTGGGTCATTTTTGTCCTGGGAGTGATAGAGAATGGCTTTGTCCTCAGCGTTTTGTGTTTCCACAAGAGTCGCTGCACGGTGGCTGAAATTTACCTGGCAAACCTGGCAGTTGCCGACTTGATGTTAGTTTGCGGTTTACCTTTCTGGGCCATTAATATCGCTAATCAGTTTAAGTGGCCTTTTGGCACTTTCCTTTGCAAGGTTGTCAATGCAATCATTTACATGAACTTATATTCTAGCATTTATTTTTTGATGATGGTGAGCATCGATCGCTACCTGGCCCTGGTGAAAACCATGTCTCTTGGACGTATGCGACGAGGTACATGTGCCAAATGGAACTGCCTTATCATCTGGGTGTCTGCATTGCTCGTATGTTCTCCTGTTCTAGTGTTCAGGTCTGTCAGTTATGTGGAAGAAGTCAAGGGCAGAGCCTGCATTCTTCAGTATCCATCCACACACTGGACAATTGCAACACACATTTTGCTGAATACTGTGGGCTTTTTGATCCCACTCTGTGTAATTACCTATTGTACTATTCAAATAATCAAAGCCTTACGAGACAACAAAATACAAAGACTCACAGAAATCCAGACTGAGAAGAGAGCCACCATCTTGGTCCTTGCTGTCCTTTTGCTGTTTATCATTTGCTGGCTTCCTTTCCAGATCACCACATTCATTGACATACTAATTCAGGTAGGCATCATTTCTGACTGCATTACTAAAGATGTCAGTGAATTGGTGACCCAGGTAGCTACATACTGTGCTTATAGCAACAGCTGCCTTAACCCAGTATTGTATGTCATTGTAGGCAAGCATTTCAGAAAGAAATCCAGGGAACTCTACAAATGCTGCCTGCCTAGGATATGCAACAAATCAGAGTCCATCCAGATGGAGAATTCTTTGGATACTCTGAGAACGTCCATTTCGATTGAATGCCCAAAGAAAAAGTCTGCTTCTTCATTAGCACGATAG